A portion of the Oscillospiraceae bacterium genome contains these proteins:
- a CDS encoding flavin reductase family protein, translating to MSKQSWRGSTLLNPEPPVLVSCGGLDHPNLITIGWTGTICTQPSMVSISVRPERFSHHLIQESGQFAINLPTEALVRSVDWCGVKSGRDVDKFAACGLHAEPGSVLTDCPVLAESPVNLECKVTQRIPLGSHDLFLAEVVACDVDESLLDETGKLCLDKARLIVYSHGEYLALGKKLGTFGYTVRKKKPARKKK from the coding sequence ATGAGCAAACAGAGCTGGCGGGGCAGTACCCTGCTGAACCCGGAACCGCCGGTGCTGGTGTCCTGCGGCGGGCTGGACCACCCCAACCTCATCACCATCGGCTGGACGGGCACCATCTGCACCCAGCCCAGCATGGTGAGCATCAGCGTGCGGCCGGAACGGTTCAGCCACCACCTCATTCAGGAGAGCGGGCAGTTTGCCATCAACCTGCCCACCGAAGCACTGGTGCGGTCGGTGGATTGGTGCGGCGTGAAGAGCGGCCGCGATGTGGACAAGTTTGCCGCCTGCGGCCTGCATGCCGAGCCGGGCAGCGTGCTCACCGACTGCCCTGTGCTGGCGGAAAGCCCGGTGAACCTGGAATGCAAAGTGACCCAGAGGATCCCGCTGGGCAGCCACGACCTGTTCCTTGCCGAAGTGGTGGCCTGCGATGTGGACGAGAGCCTGCTGGATGAGACCGGCAAGCTGTGTCTGGACAAGGCAAGGCTCATCGTGTACAGCCACGGCGAGTATCTGGCCCTGGGCAAAAAGCTGGGCACCTTTGGTTACACCGTGCGCAAAAAGAAACCGGCAAGAAAAAAGAAATAA
- a CDS encoding glycosyltransferase family 2 protein, which produces MSKPILWIVIPCYNEEAVLPITAPLFLQKINDLAARGLVSDRSRVLFVNDGSKDKTWELIQGFAKQDEHFIGIAQSRNRGHQNAVLAGLMEALHSGSCDITISIDCDGQDDINAMDEMVQKYLDGAEVVYGVRSRRDTDTFFKRFTAEGFYHVMNALGADIVFNHADYRLISTRVLESFADYHEVNIFLRGMVPLVGFPHDVVTYERHERLAGESHYPLSKMLALAFDGITSLSNKPIRIITGAGIVVSLIGFIGVIWAIVQAILGSSVAGWASIVCIVCFMGGVQLVCLGVIGEYIGKIYMETKARPRYIISERTWAPYERKYHG; this is translated from the coding sequence ATGTCCAAACCGATTCTCTGGATCGTGATCCCCTGTTATAATGAGGAAGCAGTGCTGCCCATCACGGCCCCGCTGTTCCTGCAAAAGATCAACGACCTTGCCGCCCGCGGCCTTGTGAGCGACAGGAGCCGGGTGCTGTTCGTCAACGACGGCTCCAAGGATAAGACCTGGGAGCTCATTCAGGGCTTTGCAAAGCAGGACGAGCACTTCATCGGCATTGCGCAGAGCCGCAACCGCGGCCACCAGAATGCCGTACTGGCAGGCCTGATGGAGGCGCTGCACAGCGGCAGCTGCGATATCACCATTTCCATCGACTGCGACGGGCAGGATGACATCAACGCCATGGATGAGATGGTGCAGAAGTATCTGGACGGTGCCGAGGTGGTGTACGGCGTGCGCAGCCGCCGCGACACCGACACCTTCTTCAAGCGGTTCACCGCCGAGGGCTTCTACCATGTGATGAACGCTCTGGGCGCCGACATCGTGTTCAATCACGCCGACTACCGCCTGATCAGCACCCGTGTGCTGGAGAGTTTTGCCGACTACCACGAGGTGAACATCTTCCTGCGGGGTATGGTGCCGCTGGTGGGCTTCCCCCACGACGTGGTCACCTACGAGCGCCACGAGCGTCTGGCCGGCGAGAGCCACTATCCCCTGAGCAAGATGCTGGCACTGGCCTTTGACGGCATCACCAGCCTGTCCAACAAGCCCATCCGCATCATCACCGGAGCCGGCATCGTGGTGAGCCTGATCGGCTTCATCGGGGTCATCTGGGCCATCGTGCAGGCCATTCTGGGCTCGTCGGTGGCAGGCTGGGCCTCCATCGTCTGCATCGTCTGCTTCATGGGCGGCGTGCAGCTGGTATGCCTGGGCGTCATCGGCGAATACATCGGCAAGATCTACATGGAGACCAAGGCCCGCCCGCGCTACATCATCTCGGAGCGCACCTGGGCCCCCTACGAAAGGAAGTATCACGGATGA
- a CDS encoding Crp/Fnr family transcriptional regulator, which translates to MKNDLPLLQSTTLFSGLSAEELQALLTRLGAVERSFGRGEVLVLAGAPSRRVGVVLSGELEAYRPGPEGARVPITRVEPGGVFGDVLGGSSLASPVTVLAATACEVLLVPYEQLLLSDGSPAHQRVLQNLVRTISDKYFLLSRRVDLLVLKSLRAKVCAYLLNESERAGSLTFSIPFSRVQLADYLNCDRSALSRELSLMQKDGLLDTFKSSFKLLDPDALKQMVQ; encoded by the coding sequence ATGAAAAACGATCTGCCGCTGTTACAATCCACCACCCTGTTTTCCGGTCTTTCCGCCGAGGAGCTGCAAGCACTGCTGACCCGGCTGGGAGCCGTGGAGCGCAGCTTTGGCCGGGGCGAAGTGCTCGTACTGGCCGGTGCGCCCAGCCGCCGGGTGGGCGTGGTGCTGTCCGGAGAACTGGAAGCCTACCGCCCCGGCCCGGAGGGTGCCCGTGTGCCCATTACCCGGGTGGAACCGGGCGGAGTATTCGGCGATGTGCTGGGCGGGTCCAGTCTGGCCAGCCCGGTCACGGTGCTGGCGGCCACCGCCTGCGAGGTGCTGCTGGTGCCCTACGAGCAGCTGCTGCTCTCGGACGGCAGCCCCGCCCATCAGCGGGTGCTGCAAAATCTGGTGCGCACCATCAGCGACAAATACTTCCTGCTCTCCCGCCGGGTGGACCTGCTGGTGCTGAAGAGCCTGCGCGCCAAGGTGTGCGCTTACCTGCTGAACGAGAGCGAGCGGGCCGGGAGCCTGACTTTCAGCATTCCGTTCTCCCGCGTGCAGCTGGCCGACTACCTCAACTGCGACCGCAGCGCCCTGAGCCGGGAGCTGAGCCTGATGCAGAAGGACGGCCTGCTGGATACCTTTAAAAGCAGCTTCAAACTGCTGGACCCGGACGCTCTGAAGCAGATGGTGCAATAA
- a CDS encoding ABC transporter substrate-binding protein translates to MKKFVSLLLAFSLALCLAACGGSASSAVSGSAASSEAASSEAASSEAAQELSTTDALRIAGLKGPTTMGLVNLLSMEADGTAAMDYDLQLYGAADEIVPLLMKGELDMAAIPANLAATLYQKTNGGIQAVAVNTLGVLYVVEQGDTVQSMADLKGRTILSTGKGTTPEYVLRYLLNANGIDPDKDVTIEYYSEATEVTAQMATTEDAIAVLPQPYVTAAGLQDETLRVALNLTEEWNKVADTQLITGVTVVRKEYAEEHPDVVAAFLTDYARSVEAANTDLDGTAALCEEQGVVAKAAIAKKALPNCNIVCLTGDELKADASAYLQVLFDADPAAVGGALPGDDFYWTAE, encoded by the coding sequence ATGAAGAAATTTGTATCGCTGCTGCTGGCGTTCAGCCTTGCGCTGTGCCTGGCAGCCTGCGGCGGCAGCGCAAGCTCCGCCGTTTCCGGCTCTGCAGCCTCCAGTGAGGCCGCTTCCTCCGAGGCTGCTTCCAGCGAAGCCGCACAGGAGCTTTCCACCACCGACGCCCTGCGCATCGCGGGCCTGAAGGGCCCCACCACCATGGGCCTGGTCAACCTGCTCAGCATGGAAGCCGACGGCACCGCCGCCATGGACTATGACCTGCAGCTCTACGGCGCCGCCGATGAGATCGTGCCCCTGCTGATGAAGGGTGAGCTGGACATGGCTGCCATCCCGGCAAACCTGGCCGCGACCCTGTACCAGAAAACCAACGGCGGCATCCAGGCCGTGGCCGTGAATACCCTGGGCGTGCTGTATGTGGTGGAACAGGGCGACACGGTGCAGTCCATGGCTGACCTGAAGGGCCGCACCATCCTGTCCACCGGCAAGGGCACCACCCCGGAGTATGTGCTGCGCTACCTGCTCAACGCCAACGGCATCGACCCCGACAAGGACGTGACCATCGAGTATTATAGCGAGGCCACCGAGGTGACCGCCCAGATGGCCACCACCGAGGACGCCATTGCCGTGCTGCCCCAGCCCTATGTCACTGCCGCCGGTCTGCAGGACGAGACTCTGCGGGTGGCCCTGAACCTGACCGAGGAGTGGAACAAGGTGGCCGATACCCAGCTCATCACCGGTGTGACTGTGGTGCGCAAGGAGTACGCCGAGGAGCACCCGGATGTGGTGGCCGCCTTCCTGACCGACTACGCCAGGAGTGTGGAAGCCGCCAACACCGACCTGGACGGCACCGCTGCCCTGTGCGAAGAGCAGGGCGTGGTGGCCAAGGCTGCCATTGCCAAAAAGGCCCTGCCCAACTGCAACATCGTCTGCCTGACCGGCGACGAGCTGAAGGCAGATGCTTCTGCTTACCTGCAGGTGCTGTTTGACGCCGACCCCGCCGCCGTGGGCGGCGCACTGCCCGGTGACGATTTCTACTGGACGGCTGAATAA
- a CDS encoding DeoR/GlpR family DNA-binding transcription regulator gives MLAEERFGQILNLLSKQRTATVQELCEALGTSESTIRRDLTELDRLGKLNKVHGGATLPDSRFQAEEPTMQAKETLAVPQKRAIAAAAAALIHAEDFVFIDAGSTTLELVRALEGEALQANYVTNGVAHARTLAQKGCRVFLPGGLLRPQTEAIVGAAAVSSLQQYNFTKAFMGANGVALEAGFTTPDPEEAAVKATVVHRARESWFLVDDAKFARTCPAVIADLHSGAILTNRCPSPKYKQYTLVKETEL, from the coding sequence ATGTTGGCAGAAGAACGGTTCGGGCAGATCCTGAATCTGCTGAGCAAACAGCGCACGGCCACCGTGCAGGAGCTGTGCGAGGCGCTGGGCACCAGCGAGTCCACCATCCGGCGTGACCTGACGGAGCTGGACCGGCTGGGCAAGCTGAACAAGGTGCACGGTGGGGCCACCCTGCCGGACAGCCGCTTCCAGGCCGAGGAACCCACCATGCAGGCCAAGGAGACGCTGGCCGTGCCCCAGAAGCGGGCCATTGCGGCGGCTGCCGCTGCCCTCATCCACGCCGAGGACTTTGTGTTCATCGACGCAGGCTCCACCACGCTGGAACTGGTGCGGGCGCTGGAGGGCGAGGCCCTGCAGGCGAACTATGTGACCAACGGCGTGGCCCATGCCCGCACGCTGGCCCAGAAGGGCTGCCGGGTGTTCCTGCCCGGCGGGCTGCTGCGGCCCCAGACCGAGGCCATCGTGGGCGCGGCAGCCGTGAGCAGCCTGCAGCAGTACAACTTCACCAAGGCGTTCATGGGGGCCAACGGTGTGGCGCTGGAAGCAGGCTTCACCACCCCGGACCCGGAGGAAGCCGCCGTGAAAGCCACGGTGGTGCACCGCGCACGGGAGAGCTGGTTTCTGGTGGATGACGCCAAGTTTGCGCGCACCTGCCCGGCGGTGATCGCAGACCTGCACAGCGGTGCCATCCTGACCAACCGCTGCCCCAGCCCCAAATACAAACAATACACGCTGGTAAAGGAGACGGAACTATGA
- the pfkB gene encoding 1-phosphofructokinase has protein sequence MIYTVTFNPAIDYVVRLDAPLEIGQVNRACGEDCVLGGKGINVSGVLAQLGCPSVALGFVAGETGAWLERGLAAQGLHTDFVHLENGMTRINVKIKAGQETELNGAGPDIPDEALHQLEEKLDGLTENDVLILAGSIPASLPQDVYERLLARLDGRGVRCVVDATRALLVNVLPYHPFLIKPNNHELGEIVGRELHTDEEIAAAARTLQEKGARNVLVSMAGDGALLLDEQGQVHRIGCPKGKVVNSVGAGDSMVAGFVAGYLQSGSYAQALRLGTACGSATAFSLGLATKEKIDELLAQL, from the coding sequence ATGATCTACACTGTCACATTCAACCCGGCCATCGACTATGTGGTGCGGCTGGACGCCCCGCTGGAAATCGGGCAGGTGAACCGTGCCTGCGGCGAGGACTGCGTGCTGGGCGGCAAAGGCATCAACGTGTCCGGTGTGCTGGCCCAGCTGGGCTGCCCCAGCGTGGCGCTGGGCTTTGTGGCCGGGGAGACCGGTGCCTGGCTGGAGCGCGGTCTGGCCGCGCAGGGCCTGCACACCGACTTTGTGCATCTGGAAAACGGCATGACCCGCATCAATGTCAAGATCAAGGCGGGGCAGGAGACCGAGCTGAACGGAGCTGGGCCGGACATCCCGGACGAGGCCCTGCACCAGCTGGAAGAAAAGCTGGACGGTCTGACCGAAAATGACGTGCTGATTTTAGCCGGCAGCATCCCCGCCAGCCTGCCGCAGGACGTGTACGAGCGGCTGCTGGCCCGGCTGGATGGCCGGGGCGTGCGCTGTGTGGTGGACGCCACCCGTGCCCTGCTGGTGAACGTGCTGCCCTACCACCCCTTCCTCATCAAGCCCAACAACCACGAGCTGGGCGAGATCGTGGGCAGGGAGCTGCACACGGATGAAGAGATCGCGGCAGCGGCCCGCACCCTGCAGGAAAAGGGTGCCCGCAACGTGCTGGTGAGCATGGCCGGGGACGGTGCCCTGCTGCTGGACGAGCAGGGGCAGGTGCACCGCATCGGCTGCCCCAAGGGCAAGGTGGTCAACAGCGTGGGCGCAGGCGACAGCATGGTGGCCGGTTTTGTGGCTGGGTATCTGCAAAGCGGCAGCTACGCGCAGGCGCTGCGGCTGGGCACCGCCTGCGGCAGCGCAACGGCGTTCAGCCTTGGGCTTGCCACAAAGGAGAAAATCGACGAGCTGCTGGCGCAGCTTTGA